The Sediminitomix flava genome includes a window with the following:
- a CDS encoding PKD domain-containing protein: MKLKLILLLSYFLSIASISFAVDYKIVANGNEVSDGDLIEDCTGLAVSYEISPTTGIDSYAWDLGNSTTSTKADPGTIYDKVGSYSVSVILYLSDGSTQTISASNLIEVKEKPDVELVLSKSSVCKDEVVTFSHTEALGTYGSIKYIINGTTYAPNSGEYFEYTASQIGTFDVVLDVSLPTGCSNQSRQTLVVKEDFTVDFTSGGSTVSKFITCDNSKELSFTAETSRVLDNPIYEWSINGSLIPNSDTQTFTYTFTNSPDSEYEVEVGVYDGDCYKVSATKTVIEFIDFDDAFTVSQLSEDCNSIRYRFTPKANLLGESGNFRWDFGNGTQNVSTLNSRTRTYTKGASAQNITVSLTNRDDNTCSFSETVTIPEENTGAFVLDENSFCTIPATTTVTSLNPVPDGDYEWNVIGDTQSNYPNTPNPTFTFSNYGNYTIQLLGDGGCLLHEESILVTELDISIDLSNAFACINDESSTTNVQFDAIVNGTGNYAYSWVVRDTYRGTTANVGTAQSENTNLTWGSYEIDLTVRDIDNDCENTVTEEFEVRVRPTVAIGLDKTEICNGETVTGTPTVDNFGTAYNNFLTAKGETILFAWDFNGDGNFGDANPYTYQNYPPTTIDVGLSAWYSSGVNCSAVPVTEELEIKAPQAIFSISALDICDPTLLEVTNNSDEGVEVGNIQYDWTFVITEIDGTVTNYTYQTFDVNQDPLVNLNIGALSTGRIPEGAQVDITLDASLASTGCSDTYSESTTMLITPELRNIVDHETTCLNVGLDYTSELYDPSTVMTSIEWRYTHSDGTIFSLTGEDVNFNPTKLGEYDVEVILSYASCPQIVYTLNDLMVKGIDFQIDGLSSFCHDEIPTNDSISIIVNDIFPADSTFEYTWTSNDATFTGVGKSDSLTKIAYSDLDLRVFTDQSTRNQIDLQLRLIEGTDTLCADQGNHEILLTNPEPLDFDITHSAYNIQYQYRCRADTIQVRTRIDHRLNDGAGANERVLEDYSIEWEYMMSGDPLGTGYESITPVNGGNRDTRSIFILPSGIFDMKMIITDANGCKDSLEFEVESPEIIQAVSNFEQDKVLTCPGVLTLIDSDSNTDYSTPSMFVFSNGDTLKSQIIERAWDFGDGTTAPDPSANLTEIEHFFESSGDDSYDVTLTITEEFPDGNTSCETISAPKEVKIEGVRGSFDVDRRVIHKGETVYFTSELEDLFKSSAVTYNWASGDGNLSGYGDYEEMMFTYDTERDSVYVPALLLESSGCISEASTDVTIKVLPCPEIPITDTTFCVSDDINTISALDTSYNSYLNIDVDGNTLVSEVHYEWLIDGNVVNSDQETISFEDGRDSNPLTIDPDNADGIELTVRVWVSSLYNGTVQTDTVCLSERTINIKYEHSPYPKFDTLETCTFLSLESQAYNYNYLDEKFATDADYEWLINTVNGGDLTSTDPVYDSLIELEVQSFDAGSVQIDVDLSLTTSSNQSLTCPQTVDTLFSIYRKPLITLVDSVEGCEGETLTISPSAEEITDKYIWSWREISSDGGSLDTASISFGEIEFTEGLYDADRYRIVSTWELTVKNSYSTTCHSLDTVTVIFNQNPELIFEELENCTEWSGKYYAENFEGFVSFEWDDPLSGAVTGGTLSSFDSLQTNDSTFLSLVPASFTGTNVFMDVPLHLHTKLTSESGYECGVDTDTSIRFYREPLISMVDTVEGCEGEALQVLPDAEGVTTDYEWSWREISSDGGSVNVVESDFGAIEFTEGLYDANRYRIVSTWELTVKNSYSTACYSLDTVTVIFNQNPELFFDELENCTEWAGKYYAENFEGSVSFEWDDPLLGAVSGGTLSSFDSLQSNDSTFLSLVPASFTGTNVFMDVPLHLHTKLTSESGYECGVDTDTSIRFYREPLISMVDTVEGCEGEVLQVLPDAEGVTADYEWSWREIETTGGDVNTVVSDFGAIEFTEGLYEADLYRIVSTWELTVKNSYSTTCHSLDTVTVIFNQNPELVFEELENCTEWAGKYYAENFEGFVSFEWDDPLSGAVTGGTISSFDSMQTNDSTFLSLVPASFTDTNVFMDVALHLHTKLTSESGYECGVDTDTSIRFYREPLISMVDTVEGCEGETLQVLPDAEGVTTDYEWYWREISSDGGNVNTVISDFGEIEFTEGLYDADRYRIVSNWELIVKNSYSTVCYSLDTVTVIFNQNPELVFEELENCTEWSGKYYAENFEGFVSFEWDDPLLGAVTGGTLSSFDSMQMNDSTFLSLVPASFTGTNVFMDVPLHLHTKLISESGYECGVDTDTSIRFYREPLISMVDTVEGCEGEALQVLPDAEGVTADYEWSWREISSDGGNVNVVESDFGAIEFTESLYDIDRYRIVSTWELTVKNSYSTACYSLDTVTVIFNQNPELVFEELENCREWAGKYYAENFEGFVSFEWDDPLLGAVTGGTLSSFDSLQTNDSTFLSLVPASFTDTNVFMDVPLHLHTKLTSESGYECGVDTDTSIRFYREPLISMVDTVEGCEGEVLQVLPNAESVTTDYEWSWREISSDGGNVNTVISDFGTIEFTEGLYDADRYRIVSTWELTVKNSYSTACYSLDTVTVIFNQNPELVFEELENCTEWAGKYYAENFEGSVSFEWDDPLLGAVTGGTLSSFDSLQSNDSTFLSLVPASFTGTNVFMDVPLHLHTKLTSESGYECGVDTDTSIRFYREPLISMVDTVEGCEGEVLQVLPDAEGVTADYEWTWREISSEGGSVNVVESDFGAIEFTEDLYDADRYRIVSTWELTVKNSYSTACYSLDTVTVIFNQKPELVFEELENCTEWAGKYYAENFEGFVSFEWDDPLLGAVSGGTLSSFDSLQTNDSTFLSLVPASFTGTNVFMDVPLHLHTKLTSESGYECGVDTDTSIRFYREPIISMVDTVEGCEGEVLQVLPDAEGVTTDYEWSWREIETTGGDVVPTINTFGSIRFSSKSFDDSVYTTNSKWELTVTNKYSKDCYSIDTVNIIFNKIPTAQIEFSRNPICIGETLELSVDESDAPNTGVIYHWDIDGDGEYDLASKGDTTVVYTSEGIREINMYIETSYGCPSPVITKEIEVKPLPVADFTVENVCIGDASNFLNSSSIADDSDLSYKWYFSSDSEGIDSEDMNPTFTYSAPGDYNVKLIVESPYGCLDSVEFTTTIHPLPEMTVSEDVYICYGEAIEISAQNAHEYLWSSEDTTSNIIVSPLENTTYFVTGYSIYGCQILDSVNVFVIPPIADSDSIKEACEGDIITLNAEIEDYDSISQFFDWSTGETTSEIDVNRNGKYSVITHVEHESGKECDFTIEFEAVFHKNPSESFEDEIVHCFEDGPIVLQATQGDNFTYYWEDTGETSRTVNRYSPNTYKVIMIDESHETLCETVEEFTVFGICDPRSVAPNAFTPNNDGLNDKFYVKLAYALNIEISIYNRWGEIVFNGKYPTVDESNLEENGWDGTYKGKPSEPGVYYYTLRYESELERGTYIEKTGSLTLIK, translated from the coding sequence ATGAAGCTAAAACTAATACTTCTTTTAAGTTATTTCTTAAGTATTGCTTCAATTTCATTTGCAGTAGATTATAAAATTGTTGCAAATGGAAATGAAGTATCAGATGGTGATCTTATAGAAGATTGTACAGGATTGGCGGTTTCTTATGAAATTTCTCCAACTACAGGTATCGATTCTTATGCTTGGGATTTAGGAAATTCAACAACAAGTACGAAAGCCGATCCAGGAACTATTTATGATAAAGTTGGAAGCTATTCTGTTTCTGTGATTTTGTACCTTAGTGATGGTAGTACACAGACAATTTCAGCCTCAAACCTAATTGAGGTTAAGGAAAAACCGGATGTAGAGTTAGTATTGAGTAAGAGTTCAGTATGTAAGGATGAAGTAGTGACATTTTCACATACTGAAGCATTAGGTACGTACGGCTCTATAAAATATATTATTAATGGAACTACATATGCCCCTAATTCTGGAGAGTACTTTGAATATACTGCAAGTCAGATAGGTACTTTCGATGTGGTATTGGATGTTTCCTTACCTACAGGTTGTTCCAATCAATCAAGACAGACGCTAGTCGTTAAAGAAGATTTTACTGTAGACTTTACTTCTGGAGGAAGTACAGTTTCAAAATTCATTACTTGTGATAATTCAAAAGAGCTATCTTTTACGGCTGAAACAAGTCGAGTTTTAGATAATCCCATTTATGAATGGTCCATAAATGGAAGCCTAATTCCAAATTCAGATACGCAGACTTTTACTTATACTTTTACAAATTCGCCCGATTCTGAATATGAAGTAGAAGTAGGTGTTTATGATGGCGATTGTTATAAGGTTTCAGCTACAAAAACTGTTATTGAGTTCATAGATTTTGATGATGCTTTTACGGTGTCTCAATTAAGTGAAGATTGTAATTCAATAAGATATCGATTCACTCCTAAAGCAAATCTATTAGGTGAAAGTGGTAACTTTAGATGGGATTTTGGTAATGGAACTCAAAATGTCAGTACACTCAATTCAAGGACAAGAACATATACCAAAGGAGCTTCCGCTCAGAATATTACAGTTTCATTGACAAATAGAGATGATAATACTTGTTCTTTTAGTGAGACAGTTACCATTCCTGAAGAGAATACAGGAGCTTTTGTGCTTGATGAAAATAGCTTTTGTACTATTCCTGCGACAACAACTGTAACTAGTTTAAACCCTGTTCCTGATGGGGACTATGAATGGAATGTGATAGGAGATACACAATCTAATTATCCAAATACCCCGAACCCAACATTTACATTCTCAAATTATGGGAACTATACAATTCAATTATTGGGCGATGGAGGTTGTTTACTACATGAAGAAAGTATTTTAGTCACAGAATTAGATATTTCTATTGACCTTTCAAATGCTTTTGCCTGTATCAATGATGAGTCTTCTACAACAAATGTACAGTTTGATGCAATTGTAAATGGTACTGGTAATTATGCTTATAGCTGGGTGGTAAGGGACACATATAGGGGAACAACGGCAAATGTAGGTACAGCTCAGTCCGAAAATACGAATCTAACTTGGGGTAGCTATGAAATCGATCTTACTGTTAGAGATATTGACAATGATTGTGAGAATACAGTTACTGAAGAGTTCGAAGTTAGAGTTCGCCCAACAGTTGCTATAGGATTAGATAAAACTGAAATCTGTAATGGAGAAACTGTAACAGGAACCCCAACAGTTGATAACTTTGGTACGGCATATAATAATTTCTTGACAGCTAAAGGAGAAACTATTCTTTTCGCTTGGGATTTTAATGGAGATGGAAACTTTGGCGATGCAAACCCTTACACGTATCAAAACTATCCTCCAACAACAATTGATGTCGGTTTATCTGCTTGGTATAGCTCTGGAGTCAATTGTAGTGCAGTTCCTGTAACTGAAGAATTAGAGATTAAAGCTCCACAAGCCATTTTTTCAATTTCTGCATTAGATATATGTGATCCAACACTTTTAGAAGTTACAAATAATTCTGACGAAGGAGTTGAGGTTGGAAATATTCAATATGATTGGACTTTCGTGATTACAGAAATTGATGGTACTGTTACAAATTACACTTACCAAACATTTGATGTTAATCAAGATCCACTTGTAAATTTAAACATAGGAGCACTTTCTACAGGTCGAATTCCCGAAGGAGCACAGGTAGATATTACTTTAGATGCAAGCCTAGCTTCTACAGGCTGTTCTGATACCTACTCAGAAAGTACGACAATGCTTATCACTCCTGAATTAAGGAATATTGTAGATCACGAGACTACGTGTTTAAATGTAGGTTTAGACTATACTTCTGAGCTTTATGACCCAAGTACTGTAATGACTTCAATTGAATGGAGGTATACACATTCAGATGGAACAATTTTCAGTTTAACTGGAGAAGATGTAAACTTTAATCCTACAAAGCTTGGAGAATATGACGTAGAGGTAATTTTAAGCTATGCTTCTTGTCCTCAGATTGTTTATACACTAAATGATTTAATGGTAAAAGGGATCGATTTTCAAATTGATGGTTTAAGTTCATTTTGTCATGATGAGATCCCAACAAATGATTCTATCAGTATCATTGTAAATGATATTTTTCCAGCAGATAGTACGTTTGAATATACCTGGACTTCAAATGATGCAACATTTACAGGAGTTGGTAAATCTGATTCTTTAACTAAAATAGCTTACTCTGATCTAGACCTCAGAGTCTTTACAGATCAGTCTACAAGAAATCAGATTGACCTCCAATTGAGATTGATTGAAGGAACAGATACACTCTGTGCAGATCAAGGTAATCATGAAATTCTATTAACTAACCCCGAACCTCTTGACTTTGATATCACTCATTCAGCTTATAATATACAATATCAGTATCGCTGTCGTGCTGATACAATACAAGTTAGAACACGTATAGATCATAGATTAAATGATGGGGCAGGGGCAAATGAAAGAGTTTTAGAAGATTATTCCATTGAATGGGAATATATGATGAGTGGCGACCCGCTAGGTACAGGCTATGAGAGTATTACCCCTGTAAACGGAGGAAATAGAGATACGAGAAGTATTTTCATTTTGCCATCTGGTATTTTCGATATGAAAATGATAATCACAGATGCGAATGGTTGTAAGGACTCTCTAGAGTTTGAAGTTGAATCTCCTGAAATTATCCAAGCTGTCTCAAATTTTGAGCAAGATAAAGTACTTACTTGTCCTGGGGTATTGACGCTTATCGATAGTGATTCAAATACAGATTATTCTACTCCAAGTATGTTTGTTTTTTCTAACGGAGATACATTAAAGTCACAAATTATAGAACGTGCGTGGGATTTTGGAGATGGAACAACTGCGCCTGATCCATCAGCTAATTTGACAGAGATTGAACACTTCTTTGAATCTTCAGGGGATGATTCATATGATGTGACTTTGACTATTACGGAAGAATTTCCTGACGGAAATACGAGCTGCGAGACAATATCTGCACCTAAAGAAGTCAAAATTGAAGGCGTTAGAGGTTCATTTGATGTAGATCGTAGAGTAATTCATAAAGGAGAAACGGTTTATTTTACATCTGAATTAGAAGATTTATTCAAAAGTTCTGCAGTAACCTATAATTGGGCTAGTGGAGATGGTAACCTGAGTGGTTATGGAGATTATGAAGAAATGATGTTTACCTATGACACTGAAAGGGATAGTGTATATGTTCCAGCATTATTGTTAGAATCTTCGGGCTGTATTTCAGAAGCTTCAACTGATGTAACTATCAAAGTTTTACCATGTCCTGAAATACCGATAACAGATACAACTTTTTGTGTGTCAGATGATATCAATACTATTTCTGCTTTAGACACATCTTACAATAGTTATCTAAACATTGATGTAGATGGAAATACACTAGTTTCAGAAGTACATTATGAATGGTTGATAGATGGGAATGTGGTTAATTCTGATCAAGAAACCATTTCTTTTGAAGATGGAAGAGACTCTAATCCATTAACTATTGATCCAGATAACGCAGATGGTATTGAGTTAACTGTTAGAGTATGGGTTTCTAGCTTATACAATGGTACAGTACAAACAGATACAGTTTGTTTATCTGAAAGAACGATCAATATAAAATATGAACATAGCCCGTATCCCAAGTTTGATACGCTAGAAACTTGTACATTTTTGTCTCTTGAAAGCCAAGCTTATAACTATAATTATTTGGATGAGAAATTTGCCACAGATGCAGATTATGAATGGCTGATAAATACAGTAAATGGAGGAGATTTAACAAGTACTGATCCTGTATATGATTCGCTAATTGAGTTAGAAGTTCAATCTTTTGATGCAGGTTCAGTACAAATTGATGTAGACCTTTCTCTAACAACGAGTTCAAATCAAAGTTTAACCTGTCCTCAAACAGTTGATACCCTTTTTTCAATTTATAGAAAACCATTAATTACTCTTGTAGATTCAGTAGAGGGCTGTGAAGGAGAGACATTAACTATTAGTCCGAGTGCTGAAGAAATCACAGATAAATACATATGGTCATGGCGTGAGATTTCTTCAGATGGAGGAAGCTTGGATACAGCGAGTATTTCTTTTGGAGAAATCGAATTTACCGAAGGCTTGTACGATGCTGATCGCTATCGAATCGTTTCTACTTGGGAGTTGACAGTGAAAAATAGTTACTCAACCACATGTCATTCTTTAGACACTGTAACTGTGATTTTTAACCAAAATCCAGAACTTATTTTTGAAGAGTTAGAAAATTGTACTGAGTGGTCAGGGAAATATTATGCAGAGAATTTTGAAGGTTTTGTGAGCTTTGAATGGGATGATCCATTGTCGGGAGCTGTAACAGGGGGAACTCTTTCAAGCTTTGATTCTTTGCAGACGAACGATTCGACCTTCTTAAGTTTAGTCCCTGCATCCTTTACAGGTACAAATGTATTTATGGATGTTCCATTGCATTTACACACGAAACTAACTTCAGAAAGTGGCTATGAATGTGGCGTAGATACCGATACAAGTATTCGTTTTTACCGTGAGCCTTTGATCAGTATGGTTGATACTGTAGAAGGTTGTGAAGGAGAGGCCCTTCAGGTATTACCAGATGCAGAAGGCGTAACTACTGATTATGAATGGTCATGGCGAGAAATTTCTTCAGATGGAGGAAGTGTAAATGTGGTCGAGAGTGATTTTGGAGCGATAGAATTTACCGAAGGCTTGTACGATGCTAATCGCTATCGCATCGTATCTACTTGGGAATTGACTGTTAAAAATAGCTACTCAACAGCCTGTTATTCTTTGGATACAGTAACTGTTATCTTCAACCAAAATCCAGAACTATTTTTTGATGAATTGGAGAATTGTACCGAGTGGGCAGGAAAATATTATGCAGAGAACTTTGAAGGTTCTGTGAGCTTTGAATGGGATGATCCTTTGCTGGGAGCCGTATCAGGAGGTACGCTTTCAAGTTTTGATTCTTTGCAATCAAATGATTCGACCTTCTTAAGTTTAGTGCCAGCATCCTTTACAGGCACAAATGTATTTATGGATGTTCCATTGCATTTACATACAAAACTGACCTCAGAAAGTGGCTATGAATGTGGTGTAGATACCGATACAAGTATTCGTTTTTACCGTGAGCCTTTGATCAGTATGGTCGATACAGTCGAGGGTTGTGAAGGAGAAGTCCTTCAAGTTTTACCAGATGCAGAAGGTGTAACGGCTGATTATGAATGGTCGTGGCGTGAGATAGAAACTACAGGAGGAGATGTAAATACGGTAGTGAGTGATTTTGGAGCAATAGAATTTACCGAAGGCTTGTACGAAGCTGATCTGTATCGTATCGTCTCTACTTGGGAATTGACAGTGAAAAATAGTTACTCAACCACATGTCATTCTTTAGACACTGTAACTGTGATTTTTAACCAAAATCCCGAACTTGTTTTTGAAGAGTTAGAGAATTGTACTGAGTGGGCAGGGAAATATTATGCAGAGAACTTTGAAGGTTTTGTGAGCTTTGAATGGGATGATCCGTTGTCAGGAGCAGTAACAGGAGGGACTATTTCAAGTTTTGATTCTATGCAGACGAACGATTCAACCTTCTTAAGTTTAGTGCCAGCATCCTTTACAGACACAAATGTATTTATGGATGTTGCATTGCATTTACATACAAAACTGACCTCAGAAAGTGGTTATGAATGCGGAGTTGATACTGATACGAGTATACGTTTTTACCGTGAGCCTTTGATCAGTATGGTTGATACTGTAGAGGGATGTGAGGGAGAAACCCTTCAGGTATTACCAGATGCAGAAGGCGTAACGACCGATTATGAGTGGTATTGGCGCGAGATATCTTCAGATGGAGGAAATGTAAATACGGTAATAAGTGATTTTGGAGAAATAGAATTTACCGAAGGTTTATACGATGCAGATCGCTATCGTATTGTATCTAATTGGGAATTGATAGTGAAAAATAGTTATTCAACAGTCTGTTATTCTTTGGATACAGTAACTGTTATCTTCAACCAAAATCCAGAACTTGTTTTTGAAGAACTAGAAAATTGTACTGAGTGGTCAGGGAAATATTATGCAGAGAACTTTGAAGGTTTTGTAAGCTTTGAATGGGATGATCCTTTGCTGGGAGCAGTAACAGGTGGAACTCTTTCAAGTTTCGATTCTATGCAGATGAACGATTCGACCTTCTTAAGTTTAGTACCTGCATCTTTTACAGGTACAAATGTATTTATGGATGTTCCATTGCATTTACACACAAAACTAATCTCAGAAAGTGGCTATGAATGTGGTGTAGATACTGATACGAGTATTCGTTTTTACCGTGAGCCTTTGATCAGTATGGTCGATACGGTAGAAGGGTGTGAAGGAGAAGCTCTTCAGGTATTACCAGATGCGGAAGGTGTAACGGCTGATTATGAATGGTCTTGGCGCGAGATATCTTCAGATGGAGGAAATGTAAATGTGGTCGAGAGTGATTTTGGAGCGATAGAATTTACGGAAAGTTTATACGATATTGATCGTTATCGTATTGTATCTACTTGGGAGTTGACAGTGAAAAATAGTTACTCAACAGCCTGTTATTCTTTGGATACAGTAACAGTGATCTTTAACCAAAATCCAGAACTTGTTTTTGAAGAATTAGAGAATTGCAGAGAGTGGGCAGGGAAATATTATGCAGAGAACTTTGAAGGTTTTGTGAGCTTTGAATGGGATGATCCGTTGTTGGGAGCTGTAACAGGTGGAACTCTTTCAAGTTTTGATTCTTTGCAGACGAACGATTCAACTTTCTTAAGTTTAGTGCCAGCATCCTTTACAGACACAAATGTATTTATGGATGTCCCATTGCATTTACACACAAAACTAACTTCAGAAAGTGGCTATGAATGTGGTGTAGATACCGATACAAGTATTCGTTTTTACCGTGAGCCTTTGATCAGTATGGTCGATACAGTCGAGGGCTGTGAAGGAGAAGTACTTCAAGTTTTACCAAATGCAGAAAGTGTAACTACTGATTATGAATGGTCTTGGCGCGAGATTTCTTCAGATGGAGGAAATGTAAATACGGTAATAAGTGATTTTGGAACGATAGAATTTACCGAAGGTTTATATGATGCTGATCGTTATCGCATCGTATCTACTTGGGAATTGACTGTTAAAAATAGCTACTCAACAGCCTGTTATTCTTTGGATACAGTAACTGTTATCTTCAACCAAAATCCAGAACTAGTTTTTGAAGAATTGGAGAATTGTACCGAGTGGGCAGGAAAATATTATGCAGAGAACTTTGAAGGTTCTGTGAGCTTTGAATGGGATGATCCTTTGCTGGGAGCTGTAACAGGAGGTACGCTTTCAAGTTTTGATTCTTTGCAATCAAATGATTCGACCTTCTTAAGTTTAGTGCCAGCATCCTTTACAGGGACAAATGTATTTATGGATGTTCCATTGCATTTGCACACTAAACTAACTTCAGAAAGTGGCTATGAATGTGGCGTAGATACCGATACAAGTATTCGTTTTTACCGAGAACCATTGATTAGTATGGTTGATACTGTAGAAGGTTGTGAAGGAGAAGTTCTTCAAGTATTACCAGATGCAGAAGGAGTAACGGCTGATTATGAATGGACATGGCGCGAGATTTCTTCAGAAGGCGGAAGTGTAAATGTGGTCGAGAGTGATTTTGGAGCGATAGAATTTACCGAAGACTTGTACGATGCAGATCGCTATCGCATTGTTTCTACTTGGGAATTGACTGTAAAAAATAGCTACTCAACAGCCTGTTATTCATTGGATACAGTGACAGTCATTTTCAATCAAAAACCAGAACTTGTTTTTGAAGAGTTAGAGAATTGTACCGAGTGGGCAGGGAAATATTATGCTGAGAACTTTGAAGGTTTTGTGAGCTTTGAATGGGATGATCCTTTGTTAGGAGCCGTATCAGGTGGTACTCTTTCAAGTTTTGATTCTTTGCAGACGAACGATTCAACCTTCTTAAGTTTAGTGCCAGCATCCTTTACAGGGACAAATGTATTTATGGATGTTCCATTGCATTTGCACACTAAACTAACTTCAGAAAGTGGCTATGAATGTGGTGTAGATACTGATACAAGTATACGTTTTTACCGTGAGCCAATTATTAGTATGGTTGATACGGTAGAAGGTTGTGAAGGAGAAGTACTTCAAGTATTACCAGATGCAGAAGGCGTAACTACTGATTATGAATGGTCATGGCGTGAGATAGAAACTACAGGAGGAGATGTAGTCCCAACTATCAATACTTTTGGTAGTATTCGTTTTAGTTCTAAATCTTTTGATGATAGTGTTTATACGACAAATTCGAAATGGGAATTGACTGTCACAAACAAGTACTCTAAAGATTGCTATTCTATTGATACTGTAAACATCATTTTTAATAAAATTCCTACAGCTCAAATTGAGTTTTCAAGAAACCCAATTTGTATTGGAGAAACCTTAGAGCTTTCTGTTGATGAGTCTGATGCACCTAATACTGGAGTGATTTATCATTGGGATATAGATGGGGATGGTGAATATGATTTAGCATCAAAAGGAGATACAACTGTCGTCTATACATCGGAAGGTATTAGGGAAATTAATATGTATATCGAAACATCTTATGGTTGTCCATCTCCTGTAATTACAAAGGAAATAGAGGTCAAACCTTTACCTGTTGCTGATTTCACAGTAGAAAATGTTTGTATTGGGGACGCTTCGAATTTTTTGAATTCATCCTCTATTGCTGATGATTCAGATCTATCATATAAATGGTATTTTAGCTCAGATTCTGAGGGGATTGATTCAGAAGATATGAATCCAACTTTTACTTATTCTGCTCCAGGCGACTATAATGTGAAATTGATTGTAGAAAGTCCATATGGATGTTTAGACTCAGTAGAATTTACAACAACAATACATCCGCTTCCAGAAATGACAGTATCTGAAGATGTATATATTTGTTATGGGGAAGCAATTGAAATAAGCGCTCAAAATGCGCATGAATATTTATGGAGTTCTGAGGATACGACGAGTAATATCATAGTTTCACCTCTTGAAAATACTACCTATTTTGTTACAGGTTATTCGATTTATGGATGTCAAATACTAGATTCAGTAAATGTATTTGTAATTCCTCCAATAGCCGATTCTGATTCAATAAAGGAGGCTTGTGAAGGCGATATTATAACTCTAAATGCAGAAATTGAAGACTATGATAGTATATCACAGTTTTTTGATTGGTCTACGGGTGAGACGACATCAGAGATTGACGTAAATCGAAATGGAAAATATTCTGTTATCACACATGTTGAACATGAAAGTGGAAAAGAGTGTGATTTCACAATTGAATTTGAAGCTGTTTTTCATAAAAATCCATCGGAATCTTTCGAAGATGAAATAGTTCATTGTTTTGAAGATGGACCTATAGTTTTACAGGCTACTCAAGGTGATAACTTCACATATTATTGGGAAGATACAGGAGAAACATCAAGAACAGTAAATAGGTATAGTCCAAATACTTATAAAGTGATCATGATAGATGAATCTCATGAAACGCTTTGTGAAACTGTTGAAGAATTTACCGTCTTCGGCATTTGTGATCCTAGATCCGTTGCTCCAAATGCTTTTACACCTAATAATGATGGTTTGAATGATAAATTTTATGTCAAGCTAGCATATGCTTTAAATATTGAAATCTCTATTTATAACAGATGGGGTGAAATAGTATTTAACGGAAAGTATCCTACTGTTGATGAATCTAATTTAGAGGAAAATGGATGGGATGGAACCTACAAGGGAAAACCCTCTGAACCAGGAGTGTATTATTACACTTTACGATATGAAAGTGAGTTAGAAAGAGGAACCTACATCGAAAAAACGGGTAGTCTTACCCTCATAAAATAA
- a CDS encoding class I SAM-dependent methyltransferase, with translation MKKVIDRFSEQAAGYLLYRPLYPNDLILDILSYVENRQCFWDCATGNGQIASELARYFNEGYGTDISEEQLKYAIPRSNVIYKKERAEKTKFHHNQFDLVTVAQAVHWFDFKTFNKEVKRVLKPNGVLAIIGYDLLRSSPEINLLIDEFYYEVIGPYWDKQRQHIDHHYQTVTFNFDEIEYVKQRYITVNWTINELGGYFETWSSVQNYLKEKPRTKPVKELIQKIEPYWGNKEKKEFKFPIFMRIGKNKK, from the coding sequence ATGAAAAAAGTAATAGATCGATTCTCTGAACAGGCAGCAGGATATTTGCTTTATAGACCTCTTTACCCAAATGATTTGATTTTGGATATTTTGAGTTATGTAGAAAATAGACAATGCTTTTGGGATTGCGCGACTGGTAATGGTCAAATAGCTTCAGAGCTTGCTCGATATTTTAATGAAGGTTACGGGACAGATATAAGTGAAGAGCAGTTGAAGTATGCTATACCTAGATCTAATGTCATTTATAAGAAGGAGCGCGCTGAAAAAACTAAATTTCATCATAATCAATTCGATCTAGTTACGGTTGCTCAAGCTGTACATTGGTTCGATTTCAAGACTTTCAATAAAGAAGTAAAACGAGTCCTTAAACCTAATGGAGTACTTGCAATAATCGGATATGATTTACTAAGAAGTTCGCCTGAAATAAACCTATTAATAGATGAATTCTATTATGAAGTTATTGGACCTTACTGGGATAAGCAGAGGCAACACATCGACCATCATTATCAAACGGTGACCTTTAATTTTGATGAAATTGAATATGTCAAACAAAGATATATTACAGTAAATTGGACCATAAATGAATTGGGTGGATACTTTGAAACGTGGTCGAGTGTTCAGAATTATCTGAAAGAAAAACCAAGGACCAAACCAGTAAAAGAATTAATTCAAAAGATAGAACCTTATTGGGGAAATAAAGAAAAAAAAGAATTCAAGTTCCCAATATTTATGAGGATAGGTAAGAACAAAAAGTAG